Proteins encoded by one window of Sphingomonas ginkgonis:
- a CDS encoding replication protein A: MGATRREARRFCAALLQAAEFYDRKHKQAGRWNGPIGAIGIEVLKVLLNRFADWKTGRLDPAIDTICDKLRRSRAAVVRALARLKAHGFLDWVRRTEPTDNAGAAGPQVRQITNAYGFDISRLPKAAAAWMRKVLGNAPPPDCEAARREAHLAETEAMLAGVSAEQQARFIAGDDALGDALAAMGRALDTSASSRKGQNPGDGE; encoded by the coding sequence TTGGGCGCGACCAGGCGCGAGGCGCGGCGCTTTTGCGCTGCCTTGCTGCAGGCGGCCGAGTTCTACGACCGGAAGCACAAGCAGGCTGGGCGGTGGAACGGCCCGATCGGGGCCATCGGGATCGAGGTCCTCAAGGTCCTGCTGAACCGTTTCGCCGATTGGAAGACGGGACGCCTCGATCCGGCGATCGACACGATCTGCGACAAGCTCAGGCGGTCCCGGGCTGCCGTGGTGCGCGCGCTGGCGCGGCTGAAGGCTCACGGTTTCTTGGATTGGGTCAGGCGTACCGAGCCTACCGATAATGCCGGCGCCGCCGGACCGCAGGTTCGGCAGATCACCAATGCTTACGGCTTCGACATCAGCCGCCTGCCTAAAGCAGCGGCGGCCTGGATGCGAAAGGTCTTGGGCAACGCGCCTCCTCCGGACTGCGAGGCGGCAAGGCGCGAGGCGCACCTTGCCGAGACGGAGGCGATGCTCGCCGGCGTTTCTGCCGAGCAGCAGGCCCGGTTCATCGCCGGCGACGACGCGCTCGGAGACGCTCTTGCCGCGATGGGGCGCGCACTCGACACAAGCGCGAGTTCACGAAAGGGCCAGAATCCGGGTGATGGAGAATAA
- a CDS encoding acyltransferase family protein produces the protein MTRNEPSLPPRRFETVQALRFAAAGLVVLAHCASGYFLPGTAGVDLFFVISGFIITRLLSDRSALEFAADRLTRIYPIYWLASVPLLVMGWDGSLQRLLTSLTLWPWFGELKLPFLVVGWTLSFEMLFYLGAGLVLWSRRTIPLLGLAYLLFLGFGYAGAHPLFAYLGNPMVLEFLAGVLIACLPLTRFRAIGLLAALAGIIAIPLLGRPEFGWPDHMLGFTSRAFLWGPFAALIVWGALQWEGAFRGRLWDWIVEGGDASYSLYLVHPTILLLAPANPYLKLALMPLVCVAASFPFHWWVERPLTQASRRLLRLTPSNGRSRPPAIVAVAQDRA, from the coding sequence GTGACGCGTAACGAGCCTTCCCTGCCCCCCCGGCGCTTTGAGACTGTCCAGGCTCTTCGCTTCGCCGCTGCCGGGCTGGTCGTCCTAGCGCATTGCGCAAGCGGCTATTTCCTACCCGGGACCGCCGGCGTCGACCTGTTCTTCGTTATTTCCGGCTTCATCATTACCCGGCTGCTCAGCGATCGGTCAGCCCTGGAGTTTGCGGCAGATCGCCTGACCCGGATCTACCCGATCTATTGGCTCGCGTCGGTTCCGCTGCTCGTCATGGGGTGGGATGGGAGCTTACAGCGCCTGCTCACCTCGCTGACGCTCTGGCCATGGTTCGGCGAGCTGAAGCTACCGTTCCTCGTCGTTGGGTGGACGCTCAGCTTCGAAATGCTCTTCTATCTCGGTGCCGGGCTCGTCCTATGGAGCCGCCGGACAATACCCTTGCTCGGGCTTGCTTACCTGCTGTTCCTTGGTTTCGGCTATGCCGGCGCGCACCCGCTATTCGCCTACCTCGGCAATCCTATGGTGCTTGAGTTCCTCGCCGGGGTTCTGATCGCCTGTCTTCCGTTGACCCGCTTCCGCGCGATCGGCTTGCTCGCAGCGCTTGCGGGCATCATCGCGATCCCGTTGCTGGGTCGGCCCGAGTTTGGCTGGCCTGACCACATGCTGGGCTTCACCTCCCGAGCATTCCTTTGGGGTCCGTTCGCCGCCCTGATCGTGTGGGGCGCGCTCCAGTGGGAGGGGGCGTTTCGAGGCCGTTTGTGGGACTGGATCGTGGAGGGCGGCGACGCCAGCTATTCCCTATACCTGGTCCACCCAACTATCTTGCTGCTCGCTCCCGCCAACCCTTATCTGAAGCTCGCCCTGATGCCGCTCGTCTGCGTGGCGGCCAGCTTTCCTTTCCACTGGTGGGTCGAGCGACCACTCACCCAGGCGTCCCGCCGGTTGTTGCGACTGACCCCTTCAAATGGCCGATCAAGGCCGCCGGCGATCGTGGCGGTAGCGCAGGACAGAGCATGA
- a CDS encoding FkbM family methyltransferase, which translates to MTLNLSALAFGSIERLRRAGQGRLAVVAANAIGRGRRFHIDADGDWIHEQGRTTFASPDVHAKRLSMVDAATRDEFLWRYTPKYGDVVFDVGAGMGDEVVTLSPMVGRVYAVEAHPGTFRCLTKTIALSKLPNVTPLFCALTDRDGETSIASGENHLANSIGKAGDRVPTRSLASLCAEHRVERLDFLKMNIEGAERLAVQGFGNVPIRRLAISCHDFVADATGDDGFRTKAAVRAALEAQGFKVEGRTHERRWTRHMLYASKD; encoded by the coding sequence ATGACGCTGAACCTCTCGGCACTGGCGTTCGGCAGTATCGAGCGGCTCAGGCGTGCCGGTCAGGGTCGTTTGGCAGTCGTCGCTGCCAATGCGATCGGGCGTGGGCGGCGCTTCCACATCGACGCCGACGGTGACTGGATCCACGAGCAGGGCCGCACCACCTTCGCCAGCCCCGATGTTCACGCCAAGCGGCTAAGCATGGTCGACGCCGCCACGCGGGACGAGTTCTTGTGGCGCTACACCCCGAAATACGGCGACGTCGTATTCGATGTGGGGGCCGGCATGGGCGACGAGGTGGTGACCCTCTCCCCCATGGTTGGACGCGTCTACGCGGTCGAGGCGCATCCCGGCACCTTTCGCTGCCTCACCAAGACGATCGCGCTGTCCAAGCTGCCGAACGTCACACCCCTGTTCTGCGCTCTCACCGATCGCGATGGCGAAACCTCGATCGCGAGCGGCGAGAACCATCTCGCCAACAGCATTGGCAAGGCCGGTGACCGGGTGCCGACCCGCTCACTTGCGTCGCTATGTGCAGAGCATCGCGTCGAGCGCTTGGACTTCCTCAAGATGAACATCGAAGGCGCCGAGCGCTTGGCAGTGCAGGGCTTCGGGAATGTGCCGATCAGGCGCCTAGCGATTTCCTGCCACGACTTCGTGGCCGATGCTACCGGAGACGATGGCTTCAGGACAAAAGCCGCGGTCCGGGCGGCTCTCGAGGCGCAGGGCTTCAAGGTCGAAGGGCGGACCCACGAACGCCGCTGGACCCGGCACATGCTTTACGCGTCGAAGGACTAA
- a CDS encoding SGNH/GDSL hydrolase family protein, translating into MNEINVSDRLLSDLPPAAPLVGTETVYIEQNGNSRKVPMSEIAILALHSVLTSQLQALVDSAQMYAQQAQDAADRAQGNLGSLALTGNQLAVGVAANGTITGATDGSIISIANAPSGFTVNSAARTWAFTGNAAEGSGNLTLTETLAGKSPKNTSVAYRVRPAPSAMSLGDSTIAVYNTYGSVLRSYVDTTLAKTDLAVAGNTIAQQRAALDASSAAAGAVWLVIQVGHNDLDSTLKSTLQLITEYQSLVDAARAKMAPGAKILAAKLTPAKLRYMAAYPDGAASQQMAMDLNASIAGTPNPGFPAITGVDGRITSHYDSLNDGSGNLAAAYDSGDHIHENGDGRAIIGAAWTAALNALGVLGTAPHTTPYGPELVTNGDVSNGTTGYTAGGGTTIAAVSGQLKVVSGGDSNAATQDIFTLMQGKVYNFRATMTPSSLDRARIELLGATTATFYYANTANGVVDAQFTASGTSLRIGLEAASATAWAANGEFALFDNISVREVY; encoded by the coding sequence ATGAACGAAATCAACGTGAGCGATCGCCTTCTTAGCGATCTGCCTCCAGCCGCCCCCCTGGTCGGCACCGAGACTGTGTACATCGAGCAGAACGGCAACAGCCGAAAAGTGCCGATGAGTGAGATCGCGATCTTAGCGCTCCACAGCGTGCTCACGTCCCAGTTGCAAGCCCTTGTCGATTCCGCGCAGATGTATGCTCAACAGGCGCAGGATGCTGCCGATAGAGCGCAAGGCAACTTGGGTTCTCTTGCCCTTACCGGGAACCAGCTTGCAGTTGGCGTCGCTGCCAATGGCACCATCACGGGAGCGACCGACGGATCGATTATTTCGATCGCGAACGCGCCCTCCGGTTTCACCGTCAATTCGGCGGCGCGCACCTGGGCGTTCACTGGGAACGCGGCTGAAGGCTCAGGCAACCTGACGCTCACGGAAACCTTGGCAGGCAAGAGCCCCAAGAATACTTCTGTCGCGTACCGGGTGCGTCCCGCCCCCTCGGCGATGTCTCTCGGCGACAGCACCATCGCCGTCTACAACACATACGGCAGCGTCCTCCGCAGCTATGTCGACACGACGCTGGCGAAAACCGACCTCGCAGTTGCGGGCAACACGATCGCCCAGCAGCGCGCGGCGCTGGACGCTTCTTCGGCCGCTGCTGGTGCCGTCTGGCTCGTGATCCAGGTCGGTCACAATGACCTAGATAGCACGCTGAAGTCCACCCTTCAGCTCATCACCGAATACCAGTCTTTGGTCGATGCGGCCCGGGCAAAGATGGCGCCGGGCGCGAAGATCCTCGCCGCGAAACTTACGCCTGCAAAGCTGCGCTACATGGCCGCTTATCCGGATGGCGCGGCCAGCCAGCAAATGGCGATGGATCTCAACGCCTCGATTGCCGGAACGCCGAACCCCGGCTTCCCCGCGATCACCGGTGTCGATGGCCGTATCACCTCGCACTATGACTCGCTGAACGACGGCTCGGGCAACCTTGCGGCTGCCTATGACTCCGGTGACCACATTCACGAGAACGGCGACGGGCGGGCGATCATCGGCGCGGCCTGGACTGCGGCCCTGAACGCGCTTGGCGTGCTCGGCACTGCCCCGCACACCACGCCCTACGGCCCGGAATTGGTCACCAATGGAGACGTCTCGAACGGTACGACCGGGTATACCGCAGGCGGCGGAACCACGATCGCCGCGGTGTCCGGCCAGCTGAAGGTGGTTTCCGGCGGCGACTCCAATGCCGCTACCCAGGACATCTTCACCCTGATGCAGGGCAAGGTCTACAACTTCCGCGCGACCATGACGCCGAGCTCGCTGGATCGCGCCCGAATCGAGCTGCTCGGCGCCACTACGGCCACGTTCTATTACGCGAACACCGCCAATGGCGTCGTGGATGCGCAGTTCACTGCTTCTGGAACCAGCTTGCGCATTGGGTTAGAAGCCGCGTCAGCGACCGCCTGGGCTGCCAACGGCGAGTTCGCGCTGTTCGACAATATCAGCGTGCGGGAGGTCTACTGA
- a CDS encoding tyrosine-type recombinase/integrase codes for MLTNATVQAARPRPRAYKLHDSGGLHLLIRPTGSKSFRMKFRRGGKEQLLTFGRWPELTLAAARGRRDQVREQLDRGVDINVNDAAGGQSFEQLGRRWHAEQAEHWSAAHASDVLASLERDVFPAIGSRVPAEIRARDVRDLLRIVEARGCKESARRIRERISSIFRLGIHDELCEQDPAAIVADRLGPRPLQRPQPALTNLPDVQRLASLVDRTPWPTVPRLASAFLALTAVRLGALRGARWSEIEDLDGASPVWRIPAARMKLRKAKKADPSAEHLVPLSAQAVAVLSSLKPLTGGGELIFPGRRRGAPIGEGALRDLYAAAGYSGRHVPHGWRASFSTILNDRFPEEQSLIDQALAHAGHKGKVEAAYNRAQHSARLRDLFQRWADLLSPADRATDTQCGGTHLAALPLESHRDGD; via the coding sequence ATGCTCACCAACGCGACCGTCCAGGCCGCGCGGCCGCGGCCGCGCGCCTACAAGCTGCACGACAGCGGCGGGCTTCACCTTCTTATCCGGCCAACCGGGTCCAAGTCCTTCCGCATGAAGTTCCGGCGTGGAGGGAAGGAGCAGCTGCTTACCTTCGGGCGATGGCCTGAGCTGACCCTCGCAGCGGCGCGCGGTCGACGCGACCAGGTGCGCGAGCAGCTCGACCGCGGCGTTGACATAAACGTCAACGACGCGGCCGGTGGTCAGTCCTTCGAGCAGCTCGGCCGCCGCTGGCATGCCGAGCAGGCCGAGCATTGGTCCGCCGCACACGCGAGTGATGTTCTCGCGAGCCTCGAGCGCGACGTCTTCCCGGCGATCGGCAGCCGGGTGCCGGCGGAGATCCGCGCTCGCGACGTTCGCGATCTCCTCCGGATCGTCGAGGCACGCGGGTGCAAGGAGAGCGCCCGTCGGATCCGCGAGCGCATTTCCAGCATCTTTCGGCTCGGCATTCACGACGAGCTTTGCGAGCAGGATCCTGCCGCGATCGTCGCCGATCGTCTTGGCCCGCGGCCGCTCCAGCGCCCCCAGCCTGCGTTGACCAACCTCCCCGACGTGCAGCGGCTGGCATCCCTCGTCGACCGAACCCCGTGGCCAACTGTACCGCGCCTGGCGTCGGCCTTCCTCGCGCTCACCGCGGTCCGCCTCGGCGCACTCCGCGGCGCCCGCTGGTCAGAGATTGAGGACCTGGACGGCGCCAGCCCAGTCTGGCGCATCCCGGCGGCGCGAATGAAGCTGCGCAAGGCCAAGAAAGCCGATCCATCGGCCGAGCACCTGGTGCCGCTGTCGGCACAGGCCGTGGCGGTGCTCTCGAGCCTCAAGCCGCTGACCGGCGGCGGCGAGCTCATCTTCCCCGGCCGCCGACGCGGTGCGCCGATCGGCGAAGGCGCGCTGCGCGACCTCTACGCCGCCGCGGGGTATTCCGGGCGGCATGTGCCCCACGGCTGGCGGGCGAGCTTCTCGACCATCCTCAACGACCGCTTTCCCGAGGAGCAATCCCTTATCGACCAGGCGCTCGCCCATGCGGGCCACAAGGGCAAGGTCGAGGCGGCTTACAATCGGGCCCAGCACTCTGCGCGGCTGCGCGATCTGTTCCAACGCTGGGCGGACCTTCTGTCGCCCGCCGACCGCGCGACCGACACCCAGTGCGGTGGCACGCACCTTGCCGCTCTCCCCCTGGAGAGCCACCGCGACGGCGATTAG
- a CDS encoding glycoside hydrolase family protein: protein MCTPLTVASEGTALRPYWDPAHIRTVCNGETEGVEERAYSRGECGTMLRRRLARDYAPRLLQCLPNLADDRRTPVFAALLDASYNAGWPAVCSSPMAARIRAADWRGGCLALTARYRLPGLGRPSNGWFTTARDRRTGARTELRGLIARRQKEQALCLKGAA, encoded by the coding sequence ATGTGCACGCCGCTGACGGTCGCCAGCGAGGGCACGGCCCTCAGGCCTTATTGGGATCCGGCTCACATCCGCACGGTTTGCAATGGCGAAACCGAAGGGGTCGAGGAGCGCGCCTACAGCCGGGGGGAGTGCGGTACCATGCTGCGGCGGCGGCTAGCGCGCGACTACGCGCCGAGGCTCCTGCAGTGCCTGCCCAACCTAGCCGACGATCGTCGGACGCCAGTCTTCGCCGCCCTGCTCGACGCAAGCTACAATGCTGGCTGGCCTGCGGTCTGCAGCTCGCCCATGGCGGCCCGAATTCGGGCCGCGGACTGGCGCGGCGGCTGCCTTGCTTTGACCGCGCGCTACCGCCTACCTGGGCTCGGCAGACCTTCAAACGGTTGGTTCACCACGGCTCGCGATCGCCGGACCGGCGCCAGGACCGAACTCCGAGGGCTAATTGCGCGGCGCCAGAAGGAACAGGCCCTCTGCCTAAAGGGTGCGGCATGA
- a CDS encoding DNA adenine methylase, producing the protein MESSTIEVKPVVPVAPYIGGKRNLARRLCSIIDGMPHTAYAEPFVGMGGVFLRRSRRPRCEVINDISEDVATFFRILQRHYVAFMDMLRFQLTTRAGFERLIRTDPATLTDLERAARFLYLQRAAFGGKVVGRNFGVTLDSGARFDVTKLGPMLEDLHERLAGVVVERLPFGDFISRYDRPGTLFYLDPPYWGCEEDYGSAFERADFERLAEQLARISGHFILSINDTPGAREVFGRFSIDEVETSYTIGTRSAGAKKVGELIVRGGNRC; encoded by the coding sequence ATGGAAAGCTCAACAATCGAAGTTAAGCCGGTGGTACCCGTAGCACCTTACATCGGCGGTAAGCGCAACCTCGCGCGCCGCCTTTGCTCAATTATCGATGGAATGCCCCATACTGCCTACGCGGAGCCGTTCGTCGGGATGGGTGGCGTCTTTCTCCGCCGCAGCCGGCGACCGCGCTGCGAAGTCATCAACGACATCAGCGAGGACGTCGCAACCTTCTTCCGAATTCTGCAGCGGCACTACGTTGCCTTCATGGACATGCTACGCTTTCAGCTCACCACCAGGGCTGGCTTCGAGCGCCTGATCAGAACCGACCCCGCAACGCTCACCGACCTCGAGCGAGCGGCCCGCTTCCTCTATCTCCAGCGCGCGGCGTTCGGGGGGAAGGTCGTCGGACGAAACTTCGGCGTCACGCTCGACTCCGGCGCCCGCTTCGACGTCACCAAGCTCGGGCCTATGCTCGAGGACCTGCACGAGAGGCTAGCCGGGGTTGTGGTCGAGCGGCTACCGTTCGGGGACTTCATCAGCCGGTACGACAGACCCGGAACCCTGTTCTACCTCGACCCACCGTACTGGGGCTGCGAGGAAGATTATGGTTCCGCGTTCGAGCGGGCGGACTTCGAACGCTTAGCCGAGCAGCTGGCCCGCATCAGCGGGCACTTCATTCTTTCGATCAACGACACGCCCGGCGCTCGTGAGGTGTTCGGCCGCTTTTCAATCGACGAGGTGGAGACAAGCTACACGATCGGCACCCGGTCCGCAGGCGCTAAGAAGGTCGGCGAGCTGATCGTCCGAGGTGGAAACCGCTGCTGA